The genomic stretch ATAATCTTGTCAAAGCACGTAAATTTTTTCTAGATAAATTAGTTGAGGCATATAATGAAGAAAAATAAAGCTTTTTTAATCGATCCTGTTGAGCTCAAGCAACTCCAACAACATGTCTATGATGCCAATATGCTACTCTACAATTATAAATTAGCTATTCATACTTGAGGAAATGTCTCTGCAATTAGCAAAGATCGCAAATATATGGTAATTAAGCCAAGTGGAGTTTCTTATCAAGCTATGCAACCAACAGATATGGTCGCAGTTGATTTGGATAATAATGTCATCGGTGGTAGTCTCAATCCTTCTAGTGATACACCAACGCATACACTTTTGTACAAACAAGATTCAAGAATTCAAGCGATTGTGCACACTCATTCACCTTTTGCAGTTGCTTGAGCACAAGCGGGTAGTGATATTCCAGCTTTAGGTACTACCCATGCAGACAATTTTTATGGTGCAGTGCCTTGTGCCCGCGAATTAAGTGAGCAAGAAATCAATGGTGATTATGAGCACAACACAGGACTAGTAATTATTGAACATTTTCAAAAAAATAACATCGATTTTATAGCAACTCCGGCAACACTTGTCAAAGAACGCGGGCCTTTTTGCTGATCAGCAAAAAGTGCAACTGATGCTGTTAATTTGGCACTCACACTTGAAGAAGTTGCAAAAATGGCACTTTATACTAAATTAATTAACCCTTTGCAAAAGCAAGCAAATATTTTCTTGCAAAATAAACATTATAACCGTAAGCATGGGAAAAACGCTTATTATGGACAAAAAAAATAATTTATCAACTAAAATTAATAATTTAGTTTTTGATTTAGATGGTACCTTACTAAATTCGCAAAAAGAAATTTTACCATCAAGTATTAAAGTATTGAAAAGGTTG from Mesomycoplasma conjunctivae encodes the following:
- a CDS encoding L-ribulose-5-phosphate 4-epimerase, with product MKKNKAFLIDPVELKQLQQHVYDANMLLYNYKLAIHTWGNVSAISKDRKYMVIKPSGVSYQAMQPTDMVAVDLDNNVIGGSLNPSSDTPTHTLLYKQDSRIQAIVHTHSPFAVAWAQAGSDIPALGTTHADNFYGAVPCARELSEQEINGDYEHNTGLVIIEHFQKNNIDFIATPATLVKERGPFCWSAKSATDAVNLALTLEEVAKMALYTKLINPLQKQANIFLQNKHYNRKHGKNAYYGQKK